In one window of Tachypleus tridentatus isolate NWPU-2018 chromosome 2, ASM421037v1, whole genome shotgun sequence DNA:
- the LOC143239681 gene encoding la-related protein 6-like has product MIQRCTSIPVPEEVHLISLTKMTRQRSDSNSSSENEEFVDAECDFVSTDELTPAIDFHQASTDSGVDSSNASEDFEVPSRELVKNIVREVEFLFSDENILRENFLLKHIKKNKQGYVSLRLVASFRKVKRLSKDWRVVAYCLQQSESLQVNKEETKVRRKHPLPDKNDSSVRSVVAYNLPLDHPTAENVKELFSKCGDIAFVTILNPGNSIPADIKRFLPTVRSSACAVVEFTKLEAAKKAVIELDCTDTDWRSIRVVPLVANISDKESRTRMKKVDIGDKRRKRDKLNRTEQWKSDSLNTSVSKNVSCLGMMQGSDCISNSSSDLLSSSTKQIRWSNCRIEKEKRFLSHTKCDYEISSPRAVWMQQRRVTGAFVQAHNSRLIPEGVIRLPRGPSGTKGFDWRALRSTFNHPVSMC; this is encoded by the coding sequence ATGATACAACGCTGCACTAGTATTCCTGTTCCTGAGGAAGTTCACTTGATTTCTCTAACTAAAATGACCAGACAGCGGTCTGACAGTAACAGTTCTTCAGAAAATGAAGAATTCGTGGACGCCGAGTGTGACTTTGTTTCCACCGATGAGTTGACGCCCGCTATCGATTTCCACCAAGCTAGCACCGATTCTGGAGTCGATAGCTCCAATGCGTCGGAAGACTTTGAAGTTCCTAGTCGAGAGTTAGTGAAAAACATTGTGAGGGAAGTTGAATTTCTTTTTTCAGATGAAAACATTCTGAGagagaattttcttttaaaacacataaaaaaaaataaacaaggatATGTGAGTCTGAGGCTAGTTGCTTCGTTTCGAAAAGTGAAACGTTTGTCTAAAGACTGGAGAGTCGTAGCGTACTGCTTACAACAGTCTGAAAGTCTACAAGTAAACAAAGAAGAAACCAAAGTCAGAAGAAAACATCCACTGCCTGATAAGAACGACTCCTCGGTGAGGAGTGTTGTAGCATATAACTTACCATTAGACCATCCTACAGCTGAAAATGTTAAAGAACTGTTTTCTAAATGTGGAGATATTGCATTCGTCACGATTCTGAATCCTGGCAACAGTATCCCAGCAGATATTAAACGGTTTCTTCCCACAGTACGTTCTTCAGCGTGCGCAGTCGTAGAATTTACGAAACTCGAGGCCGCAAAGAAAGCTGTTATTGAATTGGACTGTACTGATACCGACTGGCGTTCTATAAGAGTTGTTCCTCTTGTAGCTAACATTTCAGATAAGGAGTCTAGAACCAGGATGAAAAAAGTAGATATCGGTGATAAAAGAAGGAAGAGAGACAAACTGAATAGGACTGAACAGTGGAAAAGTGACAGTTTAAACACGAGTGTTTCCAAGAACGTAAGTTGCCTCGGAATGATGCAAGGATCAGACTGTATTTCTAACTCTAGTTCGGACTTATTGTCGTCATCTACGAAACAAATCAGGTGGAGTAATTGCCgaatagaaaaagaaaaacgaTTCTTGAGTCATACAAAGTGTGACTATGAGATTTCTTCCCCTCGTGCTGTTTGGATGCAACAGCGGCGAGTAACTGGAGCATTTGTTCAAGCTCATAACTCCAGGCTAATTCCGGAAGGTGTGATCCGGCTTCCACGTGGTCCTAGCGGTACTAAAGGATTTGACTGGAGGGCTTTAAGGTCTACTTTTAACCATCCGGTTAGCATGTGCTAA